A region of the Methylomagnum ishizawai genome:
GCTGAGCAAAATCCCGGTCGAAAAACCCAAACTTGAGGAATAAACCGGGGCATCGTGGACGCTTGGCGCATCGTAGTTTTACGTATTTTCCGGGAATTGGACGAAATGGTTTAATTCCCCCCGCGCAAACTTGACTGTGATCCGAATTGATGATTGTCGCACCGGGTCGACCGGATGTCGCGATCAATGGCTTAACCCACCTATCGGCGCTAGCGCCCGGAGTTCAGGCTCCGCCCGCAGGTTCCCCAGAAGGTAGGGGCTTCCCCCCCAATCTATGCCCCTACCTTCTTTTTTCCCTCCCAACCAGATTCCCGCCAACGACCCATGGCATCGAAACGATGGCCGGGGCCGGGTCATAACCCCATATCGGCATCCCTGATCCAGCGCATGAACGCTATCGCCCGCTCGGGGGCCATGGCGAAGCCTTCCGGCGAGAAATCGAGGTCCAGGAACCGGGTATAACCGTCCAGGGCCGCGCAACCGTTCCAGGAAGCATTGAAAAAACCCATCGACCATTCCCCGTAGCCCCTGGATTCCACCGGCCCGGAACGCAGTTCGACGATCTGCCCATGGCGGGGGTCGGCGGCTATATCGCGCCAGACCGGCTCCAGTTCCCCGGCCTCGCCTTCCAACACCTGGAGGAAGGTGGGTTCCTTGTAGACCAGCATCCCGGTGATGCCATGCCGCCGGTTGCGGTCGCGGGATTTCTGCAACAGCAGCACCAAATCCCGGTCCGAGAACGGCCTTGTGGCCCGGCTCGCGTAAATCACCTGCACCAGCATCTCCCCGCCTCCCCGGCAAAATCAGGGCACCGCGCCCGAATACGCACCGCTCCCCGCCGCCACCGGCGGTCCAGGGTCCACGCCGGTCCGGGCGTGGGTCCAATGGATCACGACGATCCCCAGGGCGATCAAACCGACCTGCTGGAACGCCTCCCGCGCCGTGGTGCGCTGGTGCAGGCTGGGAATCAAATCCGCCACGGCGATATAGACGAAACTCGAAGCCGCCAGGGCCAGGATATAGGGCAAGGCCCCGTGCAAATGCTCCAGCCCGAAATAGGCCAGCACCCCGCCCACCAAGGTCGCGAGGCTGGACAGCAGGTTATAGAGCAAAGCCTTGGCGCGGCCATAGCCGCTTTGCAGCAGGATGGCGAAATCGCCGAGCTCCTGGGGAATCTCGTGCGCCGCCACCGCCAGGCTGGTCACCACCCCCAACTGGATATCGGTGAGGAACGCCGCCGCGATCAACACCCCGTCCACGAAGTTATGGATGCCGTCGCCCACCACGATCAAGGTGCCGGCCGGCTGGTGGAAATGTTCCTCGGCGTGGGTTTCGCAATGATCGGAATGGCAATGCCGCCACAGCAGCAGCTTTTCCAGCAGGAAAAAACCCAGGATACCGGCCAGCACGGTCGCCATCACGGCGTCGCCACCGCCCTCGCCCACTTCGCGCAAGGCGTCGGGCAACAGGTCGAGGAAGGCCACGCTCAACAAGGCCCCCAGCGCGAAACTCACGCCATGGGGCAGGATGCGCGGGTGGTGGTGTTCGGGAATCAACAGGAACAAGGCGGCGGCGGCGACGCTCAGCACACCGCCGACCAAGGTGAAAAGGACGATCCAGAGAAACAAGGTCATGGGGGATTATTCACGCCAGATCAAGGTGGCCATGCGGCCCGTCTCGCGGTCGCGCCGGTAGGAGAAAAAATCGCCGGGATGGCCGTGGGTACACCAGCCGCCGCCGTGGATGTCGGTGATATCGAGCCGGTCGAGGACCACGCGGGCGAGTTGGTAAAGATCGGCCAACCATCGGCCCGCGCCCAGCGGACGGAACCCGGTGGCGAAACCGGCGTCCTGGGCCAGGAAGGCGGCGCGGACCTCGTCGCCGACCTCGAAGGCTTGGGGACCGATGGCGGGACCGAGCCACGCCATGAGGTCGCGGCTGCCGACGGCCGCGACCGTGGCCTCGACCACCCCGCCCAGCAAGCCTTTCCAACCGGCATGGGCGGCGGCGACGGTACCGCCATCGCGGGAACACAGCAGCACCGGCAGGCAATCGGCGGTCATCACCGCGCAAACCACGCCCGCCGCCTGGGTGTAGGCGGCATCGGCGGTGAGGCTATCGGGGGCATCGGCCCGCACCACGCGGATGCCGTGGACCTGGCTGAGCCAGACCGGCTCGGCGGGCAACGCCAAGGCGGCGGCCAAGCGGCGGCGGTTCTCGGCGACATGCGCGGGTTCGTCGCCCACATGCGCCCCGAGGTTGAGGCTGGCATAAGCCGCCAAGCTCACGCCGCCGGCCCGTAAGCTACTGGCGGCGCGGACACCGGGCGGCGCGGGCCAATCGGGCGTGATCCAGCGCACCGCCATCAGCCCGCCCTCAAGGCATCGAGCAGCCCGGCGAAATCATCGGGCAGCGGCGACTGCCATTCGCAATAGTCCCCGGTCGCGGGATGGACGATACCCAAGGTCTCGGCGTGCAAGGCTTGGCGCCTGAATTCTCGCAGGCAGGCGACCAAATGCGGACCCGCCCCCGGCGGCAACCGGGGACGCCCCCCATAGACCGGATCGCCGACCAGGGGGTAATCGATGTGGCTCATATGGACGCGGATTTGATGGGTGCGGCCCGTTTCCAACCGCACCCGCAGCAAGGTATGGCGGGGGAAGCGCTCGGCCACCCGGTAATGGGTCACGGCGGGCTTGCCGTCGTTGCGGACGGCGTAGCGCTTGCGGTCGCGGGGATGGCGGCCTATCGGCGCGTCCACGGTGCCGCCCGCCGTCATCGCGCCTTGCGCCAGGGCCAGATATTCGCGCTGGACGCTGTGTTCCTGCAATTGTTCGACCAGGGCGTTATGGGCGGTCAGGGTCTTCGCCACCATCAGCAGGCCGCTGGTGTCCTTGTCGATGCGGTGGACGATGCCGCAGCGGGGAATCCCGGCCAGTTCCGGGGCGTGGTGCAGCAGGGCGTTCTGCAAAGTGCCGTCGCTATGGCCCGCCGCCGGATGCACCACCAGGCCGGCGGGCTTGTCGATAATCAAGATGTCATCGTCCTCGTGGACAATCTCCAGCGGGATATCCTGGCCCACCACGGCGGTGGCCGGTTCCACCTCGGCCTGGAGGACCACGTGTTCGCCGCCCAGGATGCGGTGCTTGGGCGGCAACACCGCGCCATCCACCTTGGCCGCGCCGCTTTTGATCCAGGTTTGCAAACGGCCCCTGGAAAAACCGGGGAATACTTCGCTCAGGGCTTGATCGAGCCGCAATCCGGCCAAAGCCACGGGAATTTCGGCGGTGAGGACTTGGAGAGGGTTCACTTTTATGGACTCGGGGATTCGGAGTATACTGCGACCGTTACGTCTATCGTTGCGGCCATGTTGAATTATTCGGATATTTCGCGCGGAAAACGCTGGGTCGGCTGGGTTTTGGCCCTATCCCTGCTATTGGGTGGCTGTTCTTGGTTCGGTAAGAATAATAAGGAGGAACCCGACGAATACGCCGATTGGACCGCCGAAAAGTTCTATACCGAAGCCAAGCAGAACCTGCTCGAGAAGCGCTACGACAAAGCGGTGAAGCTCTACGAGAAGCTGGAGGCCCGCTACCCCTTCGGGAAGTACGCGACCCAAGCCCAGCTCGACGTGGCCTATGCCTACTACAAGAACGACGAGCCGGATTCCGCCATCGCCGCGACGGACCGTTTCATCAAGCTGAACCCGACCCATCCCAACGTCGATTACGCCTATTACCTCAAGGGATTGGTGAATTATAACCGAGGCATCGGCTTTATCGACCGTTTTCTCCCCACCGACTCCTCCCAGCGCGATCCCGGCTCGGCCCTCGACGCCTATAAGGAATTCGAGGAATTGCTGCGGCGCTTCCCGAACAGCCGCTATGCCGAGGACGCCGGACAGCGTGTCATTTCCCTACGCAACAACCTCGCGATGTACGAAATCCATGTGGCCGATTTCTACATGCGCCGGGAAGCCTATCTCGCCGCCGCGCGGCGCTGTGCCGAAGTCATCCGCAAATACCAGCGCACCCAGGCCGTGCCCCTGGCCCTGCGCACCCTGGAGGAAGCCTACCGCAAACTGGGCCAGAACGATCTGGCCGACGATGCCGCCAGGGTCTACAGCCTCAACTATGCCCAGGGGGTCCCCGGCCAGGCCAAGGATTTGGCCGAACCCTCCGCGGTCGAGCGCCTCTGGCAATTCGTGGGCTTAGAGGAATAAGCCCCCACCGCCGCCTTCCCGCCCCCCCCATGACCACCCCCGCCTCCCCTATCGATGTGCTTTGCGTGGGCCATGCCTCCTACGATCTAGTGTTCGCGGTGCCACGCCATCCGGAAGCCGATGAAAAAATCTTCGCCGACGGCTTGATCGCCTGCGGTGGCGGTCCCGCCGCCAATGCCGCCGTCACCGTGGCGCGGCTCGGGTACCGGGCGGCTTTCGCGGGCTATCTGGGCCTGGACGCCCATGGCGAACTGCATCACGCCGAATTGCTGCGCGAGGGCGTCGCAACCGGCCTGATCGCACGGGGCGCTTCGCCGACGCCGCTCTCGACCGTCTTGGTGAAGCCGGATGGCCGCCGCGCCCTGGTCAACTACAAGGGCGATACCCGCCCGTTGCCCGTCGACGCCATCGATTTTTCCACCCTCCTGCCCAAGGTCGTGTTGTTCGACGGCCACGAACCCGAGCTATCCGCCCCGCTCCTCGCCCACGGCATTCCCAGCGTGCTGGACGCGGGTTCGCTGCACCGGGGGACCGAGGCATTGATGTTCGCGGTCGATTACCTCGCCTGCTCCGAGAAATTCGCCCGGCAATGGCTGGGGGAGGACGATCCGCAACGCGCCTTGGCCGCGCTGGCCGAACGCTCGCCCGCCGTGGTCATCACCCTGGGCGAACGCGGCCTGATCTGGCGCAAGGATGGCGAATCGGGCGCGCTGCCCGCGTTCCGGGTCGAAGCCGTGGACACCACCGGCGCGGGCGACGCTTTCCATGGCGGCTTCGCGGCGGGATTGGCGGCGGGCTTGGATTGGCCGGGCCTGCTGCGCTACGCCAGCGCGGCGGGAGCGTTGTGCTGCGAACGCCTGGGCGCGAGGCCCGGCCTGCCAGACTTGGCCCGGTTGCGTGGACTATTGGAAACCCAAGTTTGAAGCCCGCGCCGCCGCCGTCACAAAAGTGTTGACATCGCCGTTTTAACCTTGAAAGCTAAGTGGTTTAGGAACCCCCGTAAGGGGATTTCATCGCCTCGTGTTCCCAAGGGTATGAGGCCGACAATCTGGTCCCCAGGCGGGGGACCGATCATCAGTTCTTGATCTCCGTGCCATTCGTTGAGCAGCTGATGGATTTAATGAGGATGGCACAGCGTTCTGCACGGTGTTTTTCAGATGATGAATATCTATGTCGGCAATTTGTCATACCAACTCAGCAGCGAAGAATTGCGCGAGGCTTTCGAGCAATTCGGCGAGGTCAGTTCCGCCAACGTGGTGATGGACAAGCTCACCGGACGCTCCAAGGGCTTCGGCTTCGTGGAGATGCCCGACCGCGCCAGCGGCGAGGAAGCCATCAAGCAACTCGACGGCGCCCCGCTCAAGGGCCGCAACGTGCGCGTCAACGAAGCCCGTCCGCGTGAAAACCAGGGCGGCTTTCCTCCGCGCCGCGCTCCCCGGCGGGCCTGATGCCGCCCAGACCGCTGTCTCGCCCGTGGCCAAGCGCGGGGGGGACAGCGGTTTTTCCCGCCTCCCGTCCCCATGCTACTGCCGGCCCGGCCCCATCGGTGCCTTGTGCGTTCGCCACCCCGGCACTATGCTTGCCGACCTCCGCCGCGACGGCGCGCCGGCCCTAGCCGGCCGGGCCGCCCCAAGGCGGTCCGCATTCCCGCCACCCGACCGCGAGCCTCCCATGAACGCCCCATCCTTCGTCCACGCCCTCACCCTGGTTTCGGGCTTGCTCTGCCTCGGCGGCTGCGCCAGCAACCCGCCCGCCCCGGTCCACCGAACCCCGGAGCCATACTCCCACGCCCCGGACCCGGCCCCCGCGGAACCGCAAACCGAAAGCGAATATCCCACGCCGGTGGGGGCTTATCACGCCCGTTATCTCACCGGGGATTACGCCGGGTATCCCGCCCTCGAAAACTTCATCGAACGCATGGCGGCGCGTCACGGATATGGCCGGGAATATCTATACGGCCTGTTTTCCCAAGCCCGGCGCAAGCAATGGACCCTGGATTATCTGAGCCACGAATCCAAACCCGGCGCCAAACCCAAGCCCGGCAGCTGGACCCGCTACCGCGGCCAATTCCTCGACGAAAAACATATTTCCACCGGGGCGGCGTTCTGGGCCAAATACGCGGGGGCGTTACGGAGGGCCAGCGCCCAATACGGGGTCAGCCCGGAACACATCATGGGCATCATGGGCGTGGAGACCATCTACGGCGGCAACATCGGCAACCACCGGATCATCGACGCCCTGACCACGCTGGCTTTCGATTATCCCCGGCGCGGCGATTATTTCGCGGAGGAACTGGAAAACTTCCTGCTGATGACGCGGCAGGAAGGCATGGACCCCTCGCGGCCCGTGGGTTCCTATGCCGGGGCGATGGGCTTGGGGCAGTTCATGCCCAGCAGTTTCCTGCGCTACGCGGTGGATTTCGATGGCGATGGGCGGCGCGACCTGTGGGACCCGGAGGACGCCATCGGCAGCATCGCCAACTATTTCGCGGGGCATGGCTGGAAGGCCGGGGAGCCGGTCACGGCCCCCGCCTCGGTGGCGGGACCGGGCGCGGAAGGGCTCGAATGCGGCTTCGACAAGGTCTATCCGCTCTCGACCCTGGAAAGCTACGGCATCCGTCCAAGCTTGGATTACCCGGTGGAAAAGGCCCGGCTGTTGCGGCTCAAGGCGGTGGACGGCGATGAATACTGGCTGGGCTACGACAATTTCTATGTCATCACCCGCTACAACCACAGCACCAACTACGCGATGGCCGTGCATCAGTTGGCGCAGGCGGTGAAGCAGCGTTATTCCAAGCTGGCCTCGCGCTGACCCCGGCCCGCCCGTTCCCAAGCGGAGCCTGGGAACGGGCGAACCTCAAACCCCGCCGGGCGCGAACATCTGCCGCGCCAATTCCCGCACCGCCTTGCCCCGGTGGCTCAGCCGGTTCTTTTCCTCCGCCGCCAGTTCCGCCGAGGCGCAACCGCATTCCGGCACGAAGAACAAAGGATCGTAACCGAATCCCCCTTCCCCACGCGGCCCATGCAGGATGCGCCCTTCCCAAATCCCTTGCGCGATCAAGGGACTCGGGTCGGCGGCATGGCGCAGGAACACCATCACGCAGCGGAACCGGGCGGTCCGCAGACCGTCCGGCACCTCGCGCAAGGCTTCCAACAGCTTGGCGTTGTTCTCGGCATCGCTGGCGGCGACCCCGGCATAGCGGGCCGAATACACGCCGGGCGCGCCGTCCAGGGCATCGACCTCCAACCCGGAATCGTCGGCGATGGCGGGTAGTCCCGAATATTTGGCGGCGTTGCGGGCCTTGAGGATGGCGTTCTCGACGAAGCTCAGGCCGGTTTCCTCGGCCTCGGGAATATCGAAGGCCGATTGCGGCAGGATTTCGAGATTCCCGATGGCTCCGCCCCCATTATGATCTGCTAATATGGCCGCGATCTCGCGGACCTTCCCGGGATTGTTGCTGGCGAGCAGGATTTTTTTCATCGTCGGCAAGTCACAAAATGGCTGGAAAACAGCGTCCCCCAAAGCCGGTATGCGCCCCTCGCGGACACCGGCCCGGAAACTAAAACACTACGACAAGAGGAGTTGAGCATGAGCAAGATATTGACCGAGGTCCTGAGCGCCAACCAAGGCTATGCCTCCACCTTCGACAAAGGCCACCTGCCGCTGCCGCCGGCCCGTGGCTTCGCCATCCTGACCTGCATGGACGCGCGGCTCGATCCCGCCAAGTACGCCGGGCTGTCCGAGGGCGACGCCCATGTCACCCGCAACGCCGGGGGCCGGGCCAGCGACGACGCCATCCGCTCCCTGGTGATTTCCCATAAGCTCCTGGGCACCCAGGAATGGTTCGTCATCCACCACACCGATTGCGGCATGGAGTTGTTCACCAACGACATCATGGGCGATTTGCTGGGCCAGAGCCTCGATACCGCCACCATCGACGAAAACGGCTGGCATGATGTGGGCCAGGGTCCGGGTTCCGCCGATGGCAAATACATCAATTGGCTGACCATCAAGAACAACGAGCAGAGCGTGGTGGAGGACGTGCTGCGCATCCGCAACCATAGCCTGGTGCCCAAGTACATCCCGATCTATGGCTTCATCTACGATGTGAAGACCGGCAAGCTGGTCGAAGTACCGGACGCCATGAAGGCGGGCAGCCCGCTGTAAGGCGGACGCCGGGCGGGCCAAGGCCCGCCCCCCTCAGCCCAGCTTGCTCTGCTCCAAAGCCTCGCGCTGGTGCGCCAATAACTCCCCGATGCCCTTGCCGGCCAAATCCAACATGGCGTCGAGTTCCTCGCGGCGGAAGGCATGGCCCTCGGCGGTGCCCTGCACCTCCACATACGCCCCGGCCTCGTTCATCACCACGTTCATATCGGTCTCGGCCTCGCAATCCTCCTTATAATCGAGGTCCAGCACCGGCGCGCCCTTGTAGATGCCCACCGACACCGAGGCGATCTGCCCATGGATGGGATTGACCTTGAGCCGCCGCTGCTTGAGCAAATGCCGAACGGCCAGGCTCAAAGCCACGAAGCCACCGGTGATGGACGCGGTGCGGGTGCCGCCGTCGGCCTGGATCACGTCGCAATCGATGGTGACGGTGCGCTCGCCCAGGGCTTCCAAATCCAAAGCGGCCCGCAGCGAACGGCCAATCAGGCGCTGGATTTCCATGGTGCGCCCGGCTTGCTTGCCCTTGGCGGCTTCGCGCCCGGTGCGTTCGTGGGTGGCGCGGGGCAACATGCCATATTCGGCGGTGATCCAACCACCGCCCTTGCCCTTGAGGAAGGGCGGCACCCGGTCCTCGATGCTGGCGGTGCAAATGACGCGGGTATCGCCGAACTCGACCAGGACCGAGCCTTCGGCGTGCTTGGTGTAATGGCAGGTCAGGGCGATTTTCCTCAGTTCGTCGGGTTGGCGGCCGCTCGGTCTCATGGTGGTTGCTCGCTTAACGGAAAGCGGGGCAGTATACCCGGAATATCCCCGCCCTGCCTTTGGCGGGTGTCGTCGGCACCCAGGAACCCGTTTTATGCTCCTCAAACACAAGTTTTATGTGCTGTCCTTCGCGCTGTTGGGCCTCACCGCCCCGGTGGCCTACCAGATCGACCGCATGGCGATGTCCCTGCCCAAACTGGACGGCGAAATCCGCATTCCCGGCCTCTCCGGCCCGGTGACGGTGGAAGCCGACGCCAAGGCCATCCCCACCGTGGCCGCATCCACCCGCGAGGACGCCCAGCGGGCCTTGGGCTATCTCCACGCCCGCGACCGGCTGTTCCAGATGGATTTGACGCGGCGCAAAGCGACGGGACGGCTGGCGGAAATCTTCGGGGAAAAGGCGCTGCCGGTGGACCTGGCCCAGCGGGTCTACGAGTTCCAACGCGCCGCACTGGCCATCGCCGCCCATTTGCCACCGGACCAACAAGCGGCGCTCGCGGCCTATGCCCAGGGCGTCAACGCCTATATCGCCAACGCCCCGGAATTCCCGCCCGAATTCCGGGTGCTGCGCTACCGGCCCGAACCCTGGCAGGCGGCGGATAGCCTGTTGGTGGCGTTGGGGATGTTCCAGACCCTCAGCGACCAGGAAACCGAGGAACGCATGTTGACCACGATGGCGCGGCTGTTGCCGCCCGAGGTGGTGGCCTTCCTCACCCCCGACACCGACGAATACACCCGGCCCCTGCTGGGCGGCGCGGGCTCGCACCGGCCCGCCCAGCCGGTGCCGGCCGCCGCCATCTCCCGCTTGCTCGAAGCCAGCGCGGGACGCCCAGCCCCGCTCGCCGCCGTGGGACCGGAGCCCCCCGATATCGGCTCCAACAACTGGGCGGTCGGAGGCCGGAAAACCGCCGATGGCCGCGCCCTGGTCGCCAACGATATGCATCTGCCGCTGGGTGTGCCGAATGTCTGGTACCGCGCCCGGCTGCGCTATGGCGGGGTGGATATCGCGGGCGTCACCCTGCCCGGCGCCCCGCCCATCGTCGTGGGCGGCAACGGCCATATCGCCTGGGGTTTCACCAATATCGAGGGCGATTTCCTCGACCTGGTGCGGCTGGAAATCAACCCGGCCAATCCGGATGAATACCGGACCCCGGAAGGCTGGCGGCGCTTCGAGACCCGCCAGGAAACCCTCCAGGTCAAGGACGGCCCGCCCGTCCCGGTGACGCTGAAAAGCACGCTGTGGGGTCCGGTGTCCCCGGTTCCCCTCCTGGGCGACCCGGTCGCCATCCATTGGAACGCGCTCGACCCGGAAGCCGTGAACCTGGGGCTGATCGACATGGACCGGGCCACGACCCTGGAACACGCCATAGCCCTGATGAACCGGGCCGGCTCGCCTCCGCAAAACGTGGTGCTGGCCGACGCGGACGGCCATATCGCCTGGACCTATATGGGCTATTACCCGAAGCGGGTCGGACTGGATGGCAGCGTGGCCGAATCCTGGGCCAAGCCCGGCGTCGGCTGGGACGGCTATATCCCGCCGGAGCAATTGCCGCGGCTGATCGATCCGCCGGAGGGCTTCATCGCCACCGCCAACAGCCGCACCCTGGGCAAGGACTATCCCTACATCATCGGCCATGGGTTCGCCAATGGCTACCGCGCCTACCGCATCGCGGAACAGCTCCGCGCCAAGCCGCTGTGGTCGGAAGCCGATTTGCTCGGCCTGCAATTGGACACCACCAGCGGTTTCTACGAGTTCTACCGCGAACTGGCGCTGGAAACCCTGGACGAAGCGGCATTGAAATCCGATCCGGTCCTGGCCGAGGCCAAGGCGGCGATCCAGGCCTGGGATGGGCGGCTGGCCCCCGAGAGCCTCGGGATTGGTTTATTGGTGCGCTGGCGCTTGGATTTGGCGCAGGCTTTGTTCGCGCCGCTGGTGGCGCGGTGCGCCGCCGCCGAGCCCGGCTTCGCCTACCGCTGGCGCGAGCAGGAAACCCCGCTGCGGGCCTGGCTCGCCGGACGCGTGCCGGACACCCTGCCGGAGCGCCGGACGGATTGGCACGGCTTCCTCTTGGACAACCTGAAGCGGAGCGCGGCTAGCCTCTTGGCCGAACATCCGGGGGCCGAACTCGCGGCCTTGCCTTGGGGGGAAATCAACCGGGTGGCGATCCGGCATCCGTTCAGCCGGAGCTTCCCGGCAGCGGGCTTCCTGCTGGACATGCCGGAAACCGCCGGGGCGTGCAATAGCTTCTGCATCAAGGCGCTGAACAACGGCCACGGGGCCAGCGAGCGCATGGCGGTATCGCCCAACCATCCTGGGGATGGCATCCTGCACATTCCGGGCGGGCAATCGGGACACCCCTTGTCGCCCTATTACCGCGACCAGGAGCGGGCCTGGGCGGAAGGACGCCCCCTGCCCTTCCTGCCGGGGAAAACCGAACACCGGCTGACCCTGGTGCCGGACCGGGCGGGCTGATCCGGCGCGGGCTATGGCGCGGCGGGAGCGCCCTGATGGCGGACATCCATGCCCCGGACCTGGAAAATCACGTATTCCGCAAGGTTCGCGGCATGGGCGCCGATGCGCTCCAAGGCTTTGATGATGAGGATGACGCTGATGGCGAAACCAATATTGCGGGCATCCTCCATGACATAGGTCATCAAACGGCGCAACCCGGCCTCGAATTCGTCCTCGAGCCTGTCCTGCTGGGCGATGACCTCGGTCGCCAAATCCTCGTCCAACAGATCGAACGCCCTCAGCGCATCCTCCACCACCTCCACCACGAAATCGCCCATGAGATGCACATCCCGGAGCAACGGCCCGCCCGGTTCGGAACCGTCCTTGCCATAGATTTGCTGGGCGATGCTGGCGATACGCATGGCTTCGTCGCCGATGCGTTCGAGGTCGGTGACGCTTTTCGACACCGCCATCACCATGCGCAAATCCCCGCCCATCGGACAGCGCCGGGCGATCAAGCCCAGCACCTCGGCGTCGGCTTCGACCTCCAGATGGTCGATCCGGTCTTCCCTGGGCGCGATGGCCTGGGCCAAGGCCGCATCCTTATTCTTGAGGGCGCGCAGGGCGTCCTTGAGCTGGGCCAGGGCCAAACCGCCCATCTCCAGCACCTTGAGGTGGATTTGGTTCATTTCGCCGTCGAAGCGGCGCACCGTATGCCCCTCCACCTTGGGCACCGCCGAGGCTTGTTCCTGTCCGCTCATCCGCGCCTCCTCAACCGAAACGCCCGGTGATGTAATCTTCCGTCAATTGATGATGGGGATTGGTGAAGATGCGCGCCGTCTCGCCGACCTCGATCAACCGCCCCATATGGAAATAGGCCGTGCGCTGGGACACCCGCGCCGCCTGCTGCATGGAATGGGTCACGATGGCGATGGTGAACTGCGACCGGAGTTCGTCGATCAATTGCTCGATCTTGGCGGTAGCGATGGGATCGAGCGCCGAACAAGGTTCGTCCATCAGGATGACTTCCGGGTTCACGGCGATGGTGCGGGCGATGCACAGCCTTTGCTGCTGGCCACCGGAGAGGCTGGTGCCGGGCTGGTGCAGATAATCCTTGACCTCGTCCCACAAGCCGGCGCGGCGCAGGGAAGACTCCACGACTTCTTCAAGCTCCACCTTGGACGCCACCAAACCATGGATGCGCGGCCCATAGGCCACGTTCTCGAAGATGCTCTTGGGGAAGGGATTGGGCTTTTGGAACACCATGCCGACTTGCGCCCGCAAAGGCACGACATCGACCGAAGGATCGTAGATATTGCGGCCATCGAGGGTGATTTCGCCGGAGACGCGGCAGGCCGGGATGGTGTCGTTCATCCGGTTCAAGCAGCGCAGGAAGGTGGATTTGCCGCAGCCCGAAGGGCCGATCAAGGCGATGACCTCGTTGCGGCCGATGTCCAGGCTGACGCCCGAAATCGCCAGCTTCTCGCCGTAGTGGACCTGGACGCCCCGGCATTCGATGCGCGGATTGGGCGAGGTGATTTCGCCCACGGTTTCCGTATGTTCACGGTTGAAAGCGACTTCGGAGGGAGTTTTTTCTCTGTTTTTCATTCCTGGCGGCTCTGTTGGAGATACCGATTGTGATACCGAGGTTTTGAGATCGAACAAAGCGTTCATAGCCGTACCGACTTCCGTTCGTTGAGGGGTCCAGACACCGGGATCACCAACGCCGCTCATAGCGCCGACGCAGATAGACCGCGGCTCCGTTCATCAGGATCAGGAACAGCAACAGCACCAGGATGGCCCCCGAGGTCCGTTCGACGAAGGCGCGTTCCGGGCTGTCCGCCCACAGGTAGATTTGCACCGGCAGCACCGTCGAAGGTTCGTTGA
Encoded here:
- a CDS encoding penicillin acylase family protein, whose amino-acid sequence is MLLKHKFYVLSFALLGLTAPVAYQIDRMAMSLPKLDGEIRIPGLSGPVTVEADAKAIPTVAASTREDAQRALGYLHARDRLFQMDLTRRKATGRLAEIFGEKALPVDLAQRVYEFQRAALAIAAHLPPDQQAALAAYAQGVNAYIANAPEFPPEFRVLRYRPEPWQAADSLLVALGMFQTLSDQETEERMLTTMARLLPPEVVAFLTPDTDEYTRPLLGGAGSHRPAQPVPAAAISRLLEASAGRPAPLAAVGPEPPDIGSNNWAVGGRKTADGRALVANDMHLPLGVPNVWYRARLRYGGVDIAGVTLPGAPPIVVGGNGHIAWGFTNIEGDFLDLVRLEINPANPDEYRTPEGWRRFETRQETLQVKDGPPVPVTLKSTLWGPVSPVPLLGDPVAIHWNALDPEAVNLGLIDMDRATTLEHAIALMNRAGSPPQNVVLADADGHIAWTYMGYYPKRVGLDGSVAESWAKPGVGWDGYIPPEQLPRLIDPPEGFIATANSRTLGKDYPYIIGHGFANGYRAYRIAEQLRAKPLWSEADLLGLQLDTTSGFYEFYRELALETLDEAALKSDPVLAEAKAAIQAWDGRLAPESLGIGLLVRWRLDLAQALFAPLVARCAAAEPGFAYRWREQETPLRAWLAGRVPDTLPERRTDWHGFLLDNLKRSAASLLAEHPGAELAALPWGEINRVAIRHPFSRSFPAAGFLLDMPETAGACNSFCIKALNNGHGASERMAVSPNHPGDGILHIPGGQSGHPLSPYYRDQERAWAEGRPLPFLPGKTEHRLTLVPDRAG
- the pstB gene encoding phosphate ABC transporter ATP-binding protein PstB, with the protein product MKNREKTPSEVAFNREHTETVGEITSPNPRIECRGVQVHYGEKLAISGVSLDIGRNEVIALIGPSGCGKSTFLRCLNRMNDTIPACRVSGEITLDGRNIYDPSVDVVPLRAQVGMVFQKPNPFPKSIFENVAYGPRIHGLVASKVELEEVVESSLRRAGLWDEVKDYLHQPGTSLSGGQQQRLCIARTIAVNPEVILMDEPCSALDPIATAKIEQLIDELRSQFTIAIVTHSMQQAARVSQRTAYFHMGRLIEVGETARIFTNPHHQLTEDYITGRFG
- the rph gene encoding ribonuclease PH yields the protein MRPSGRQPDELRKIALTCHYTKHAEGSVLVEFGDTRVICTASIEDRVPPFLKGKGGGWITAEYGMLPRATHERTGREAAKGKQAGRTMEIQRLIGRSLRAALDLEALGERTVTIDCDVIQADGGTRTASITGGFVALSLAVRHLLKQRRLKVNPIHGQIASVSVGIYKGAPVLDLDYKEDCEAETDMNVVMNEAGAYVEVQGTAEGHAFRREELDAMLDLAGKGIGELLAHQREALEQSKLG
- the phoU gene encoding phosphate signaling complex protein PhoU, which translates into the protein MSGQEQASAVPKVEGHTVRRFDGEMNQIHLKVLEMGGLALAQLKDALRALKNKDAALAQAIAPREDRIDHLEVEADAEVLGLIARRCPMGGDLRMVMAVSKSVTDLERIGDEAMRIASIAQQIYGKDGSEPGGPLLRDVHLMGDFVVEVVEDALRAFDLLDEDLATEVIAQQDRLEDEFEAGLRRLMTYVMEDARNIGFAISVILIIKALERIGAHAANLAEYVIFQVRGMDVRHQGAPAAP
- a CDS encoding beta-class carbonic anhydrase, translating into MSKILTEVLSANQGYASTFDKGHLPLPPARGFAILTCMDARLDPAKYAGLSEGDAHVTRNAGGRASDDAIRSLVISHKLLGTQEWFVIHHTDCGMELFTNDIMGDLLGQSLDTATIDENGWHDVGQGPGSADGKYINWLTIKNNEQSVVEDVLRIRNHSLVPKYIPIYGFIYDVKTGKLVEVPDAMKAGSPL
- the rdgB gene encoding RdgB/HAM1 family non-canonical purine NTP pyrophosphatase, yielding MKKILLASNNPGKVREIAAILADHNGGGAIGNLEILPQSAFDIPEAEETGLSFVENAILKARNAAKYSGLPAIADDSGLEVDALDGAPGVYSARYAGVAASDAENNAKLLEALREVPDGLRTARFRCVMVFLRHAADPSPLIAQGIWEGRILHGPRGEGGFGYDPLFFVPECGCASAELAAEEKNRLSHRGKAVRELARQMFAPGGV